From the genome of Triticum aestivum cultivar Chinese Spring chromosome 3B, IWGSC CS RefSeq v2.1, whole genome shotgun sequence, one region includes:
- the LOC123069964 gene encoding calumenin translates to MTPPAAASPGRKSPAAVLFLCVVTISLLMFILLASYTPRLQPHGRSPHRRLKLHPKNSAAVASSYGAGAVHDSGGNRHAAPFDPAIAELERRLEDKEWEREHYRILHGDAEKDDHMKEWEEFLKEEEDFINDDDRFNVSDRIRALFPKIDLSPKDGFVSLDELIRWNLDQARADQLHRSAREMELYDKNGNGIVSFTTFRALRQQSHGDGNSLGFPWWKEEHFNASDVNGDGFLNKTEFHDFLNPSDSENPKIVNLLCRQELRQRDKDGDGKLNFEEYFHGLHDHIHGYDDENAAISHIGNMTIAKERFSKLDKDNDGFISEHELEPVLDKLHLSERYYARQQATHAISEADKDHDGRLTLEEMIENPYAFYGSVYFSDDEDYFHEEFR, encoded by the exons ATGACGCCGCCGGCGGCGGCCTCGCCGGGGCGTAAGTCTCCGGCCGCGGTCCTCTTCCTCTGCGTGGTCACTATCTCATTACTCATGTTCATACTCCTTGCCTCCTACACCCCCCGCCTCCAGCCCCACGGTCGCAGCCCCCACCGCCGCCTCAAGCTCCACCCCAAGAACTCCGCCGCCGTCGCTTCTTCCTACGGGGCCGGCGCCGTCCACGATTCCGGAGgaaaccgccacgcggcgcccttCGACCCGGCCATCGCCGAGCTGGAGCGGCGGCTGGAGGACAAGGAGTGGGAGCGCGAGCACTACCGCATCCTCCATGGCGACGCCGAGAAGGACGACCACATGAAGGAGTGGGAGGAGTTCCTCAAGGAGGAAGAGGACTTCATCAACGACGACGATCGCTTCAACGTCTCCGACCGCATCCGCGCGCTTTTCCCCAAGATCGACCTCAGCCCCAAGGACGGCTTCGTCTCCCTCGATGAGCTCATCAGGTGGAACCTCGATCAGGCCAGGGCCGACCAGCTCCATCGCTCCGCCAGGGAGATGGAGCTCTACGACAAGAACGGCAACGGGATCGTCTCCTTCACTACTTTCCGGGCGCTGCGCCAACAGTCCCATG GGGATGGCAACTCACTGGGGTTCCCGTGGTGGAAAGAGGAGCACTTCAATGCTTCGGACGTCAACGGGGATGGTTTCCTCAATAAAACTGAGTTTCACGA CTTTCTTAATCCAAGTGATTCGGAGAATCCTAAAATTGTCAACTTGCTCTGCAGACAAGAATTAAG GCAGAGAGATAAAGATGGTGATGGAAAGTTAAACTTTGAAGAATACTTTCATGGGCTACATGACCATATACATGGTTATGATGATGAGAATGCAGCTATTTCTCATATTGGGAACATGACAATTGCAAAGGAGCGGTTTTCCAAGCTTGACAAAGATAATGACGG GTTCATTTCAGAGCATGAACTAGAACCTGTTCTTGATAAGCTCCATCTGTCAGAACGCTATTATGCCAGACAGCAAGCCACACATGCTATTTCAGAG gCAGACAAAGATCATGATGGAAGACTAACACTGGAAGAGATGATCGAGAACCCCTATGCATTTTATGGTAGTGTTTACTTCAGCGATGACGAGGACTACTTCCATGAAGAGTTCCGTTAA
- the LOC123069965 gene encoding developmentally-regulated G-protein 2 gives MGILERIKEIEAEMARTQKNKATEYHLGQLKAKIAKLRTQLLEPPKGASAGGDGFEVTKFGHGRVALIGFPSVGKSTLLTMLTGTHSEAASYEFTTLTCIPGIIHYNDTKIQLLDLPGIIEGASEGKGRGRQVIAVAKSSDLVLMVLDASKSEGHRQILTRELEAVGLRLNKRPPQIYFKRKKTGGISFNSTAPLTHIDEKLCYQILHEYKIHNAEVLFREDSTVDDLIDVIEGNRKYIKCVYVYNKIDVVGIDDVDNLARQPNSLVISCNLQLNLDRLLARMWEEMGLVRVYTKPQGQQPDFGDPVVLSSDRGGCTVEDFCNHIHRSLLKDVKYVLVWGTSARHYPQHCGLGHGLEDEDVVQIVKKKEKEEGGRGRFKSHTNAPDRISDRVKKAPLKT, from the exons ATGGGTATCCTCGAGAGGATCAAGGAGATTGAGGCCGAGATGGCCCGGACGCAGAAGAACAAAGCAACAG AATATCATCTTGGACAACTGAAGGCAAAAATTGCAAAACTGAGGACACAGTTATTAGAGCCTCCAAAG GGTGCCAGTGCTGGAGGAGATGGTTTTGAGGTCACAAAGTTCGGGCACGGTCGTGTTGCGCTTATAGGGTTTCCCAG TGTTGGAAAGTCAACTCTTTTAACTATGCTGACCGGGACACATTCTGAAGCTGCATCATATGAGTTCACAACCCTCACTTGCATTCCTGGTATTATCCATTACAATGACACCAAAATCCAGCTTCTTGATCTTCCCGGTATCATTGAAGGCGCCTCTGAAGGCAAGGGGCGTGGTAGGCAG GTTATCGCTGTCGCCAAGTCATCGGATCTCGTGCTTATGGTTCTTGACGCCTCAAAA AGTGAAGGGCATCGCCAAATATTAACTAGAGAACTGGAAGCTGTTGGCCTCCGTCTGAACAAAAGGCCTCCTCAG ATATacttcaagaggaagaagactgGTGGGATTTCTTTCAACAGCACAGCACCTTTAACTCATATTGATGAGAAGCTCTGCTATCAGATACTGCATGAGTACAAAATTCATAATGCAGAG GTATTATTCCGTGAGGATTCTACTGTGGATGATCTGATTGATGTGATTGAAGGAAATCGGAAGTACATCAAGTGTGTTTATGTATATAATAAGATTGATGTTGTGGGtattgatgatgtggataatctTGCTCGGCAACCAAATTCACTTGTTATCAGCTGCAATTTGCAG TTGAACTTGGACAGGCTATTAGCAAGAATGTGGGAGGAAATGGGTCTGGTGAGAGTGTATACAAAGCCGCAGGGTCAGCAGCCCGATTTCGGAGATCCAGTGGTTCTTTCTAGT GATAGGGGCGGTTGCACAGTTGAAGACTTCTGTAATCACATCCACAGGAGCTTACTCAAGGATGTGAAATATGTGCTCGTGTGGGGAACGAGTGCTCGGCACTATCCACAGCATTGTGGTCTTGGCCATGGTCTTGAAGACGAGGATGTGGTCCAGATAGTGAAGAAGAAG GAAAAAGAGGAGGGCGGACGAGGCCGTTTCAAGTCGCACACCAATGCACCTGACCGAATCTCCGACAGGGTGAAGAAAGCTCCTCTCAAGACATGA